The genomic segment CCCCGCTCGCCGAGCCGGCCACCGCCCTGGAGGCCACCGCGCTGGAAGTGATCGAAGAGCCCCATGACAGCGGCCAGAGCGAACCACTGCCCTCCTTGCACAGGTTTCCGAGGGGCCCCGGCCCCGGCACCTTCCTGCACGGAATATTGGAGTGGGCCGGCGAGCTGGGCTTCGCCCGCGTGGCCCGCGACCCGGCCCTGCGCGAGGAGACCCTGGCCCGCCGCTGCCAGGTGCGCGGCTGGCAGCCATGGCTGAATACTCTGCACGCCTGGTTCGGCACCCTGCTCGGCGCCCCGCTGCCGCTACCCAACGGCGCGGGCAGCCTTACGCTCGAAACGCTGACGAGCTACCAGGTGGAGATGGAGTTCTGGTTCGCCGCCAGCAAGGTCGACACCCGCCGGCTAGACGCCCTCGTAAGTGCTTACACACTCCCCAACCCAGATGGCAGCTCAGGTACCCGTCCCGCGCTGGATGCCGATACCCTCAACGGCATGCTCAAGGGCTTTATCGATCTGGTGTTCGAGCATGAGGGGCGCTACTACGTGGCCGACTGGAAATCCAATCACCTGGGGCCGGACGACGCCGCCTATGCCCCCCAGGCCATGCAGCAGGCCATCGCCGAGAAGCGCTACGACCTGCAGTACGCGCTCTACCTGCTGGCCCTCCACCGGTTGCTCAAGGCGCGCCTGCCGGGCTACGACTACGACCAACACATCGGCGGCTCGCTCACCGTCTTTCTCAGGGGCGCCAATGCGGAGAGCCGCGGCGTGCACGCCGAGCGCCCCCCGCGCCAGCTGATCGAAGCGATGGACGCGCTGTTCCGGGGCGACTCCCAAGCGGCGAGCACCGCCACCCAGGCAACGGAGGCGCCGGCATGAGCAAGCGCAGCAAGCACCACGACGATGGCACCCCGGACCTGTTCACCGACCTGAACGAGCCCGACGCTGCCGAAGCGCCCCAAGCCGAGCCGGGCAACGCACAGGGCGCACTCCACGAGACCCAAGCGCTGTTCGCCCTGCTCGACCGCTGGGTAGAGCGCGGCTGGCTGCGCGCGCTGGACCGCGCACTGGCCAGCTTTTTCCAGCGCGAGATAAGCGACGCTTCGCCGCTGCTGCTACTCGCCGCCGCCCTCGCCAGCCATCAGCTCGGCCGCGGCCATGTCTGCCTCGACCTCGCCCAGACCCTGGCCGCCCCCGACCTGGCGCTCTCGCTGCCGCCGGAAGGCGACGACCTCAGCGACCCGCCGCCGCTGCCCAGCGACCTGCTGGCAGGGCTGGAACTCGCCACCTGGCGCGACGCCCTGCACCACCCCGCCCTTGTAGCCGACGGTAGTGGCCCAGGCAATACCCCGCTGGTGCGCAGCACACGCGACGGCAACGTGCGCCTCTACCTGCGCCGCTACTGGCAGTACGAGCAAGACATCCGCGGACTGATCGGCGCCCGCCTCCCAAGTGTCTCCACCAACCAATGTAGGAGCGGCTTCAGTCGCGATGATGCCCCCACCAACCAACGTGGGAGCGACTTCAGTCGCGATGATGATGCCACCAACCAATGTGGGAGCGACTTCAGTCGCGATGGCGCCGACAGGCGCCCGGATAACGCCACCGACACTAACCGCTTCGCCACTGCTCTTGATTCCCTCTTCCCCAGCAGCGCGGACATCGACTGGCAAAAAACCGCCTGCGCCCTCGCCGCCCAGGCCCACTTCGCCGTGATTACCGGCGGCCCCGGCACCGGCAAGACCACCACCGTGGTCAAACTGCTTGCCCTGCTGCAGGCGCTGGCCCTGGGCGAGCCCGCCACCAACAAGGTCCCGCGCCCGCTACGCATTCGCCTGGCCGCCCCCACCGGCAAGGCCGCGGCGCGACTCAACGAATCCATCGCCAAGCAGGTGCAGGGGCTTTCGCTGGTGGAACTGGCCGCCGCCATGGGCCAACAGGGTGTGGATATCTCAACCTTGCGTGACAGCATCCCGACAGAGGTCACCACGCTGCACCGCCTGCTGGGCTCGCGGCCGGATACTCGCCACTTCCGCCACCATGCCGGCAACCCGCTGGCGCTGGACGCCCTGGTGATCGACGAAGCCTCGATGGTGGATATCGAGATGATGGCCGCAGTGCTCACCGCCCTGCCGCCCAGTGCGAGGCTGATCCTGCTTGGCGACAAGGACCAGCTCGCCTCGGTGGAAGCCGGCGCCGTGCTCGGCGACTTGTGCCAGCGCGCCGAAGGAGGCCACTACACCCCGGCCACCTGCGACTGGCTGGAACGGGTAAGCGGCACGCCAATCCCCGAACAGTACAAGGATGAGGCAGGCCAGCCGCTGGATCAGGCCATCGCCATGCTGCGGGTTAGCCACCGCTTCGATGCAAAAAGCGGCATCGGCCAGCTCGCCGAAGCGGTCAACCGCCCGCTTGGCCCAGACCACGGCCAGAAGGAGAAGAAACGCGCCGTGCGCGAGATCTTCGGCACTGATGGAAAGTCACGCTACGCCGATATCGCCCGCCTCGCCCTGGCGGACGCCGACGACCCGGCGCTGGACCGCCTGGTGGTGAACGGCAACCCCGCCGGCTTTGCCAACAGTGGCGAAGGCCGCCACGACCGACGCGGCGAGCACATCTCGCCGCCGGTCGGCTACGGCCACTACCTTGAAGTGATGAAATCAGCGCGCCCCGCACAGCCCTACTTCGGCGATGGCGAAGCGCGCCAGCCCTATGACGACTGGGCGCGCCAGGTGCTCGCCGCCCACGGCCACTTCCAGCTGCTGTGCGCGCTGAGGAAAGACACCTGGGGCATTGAGGGACTGAATCCGAGAATCGGCCGCTCGCTGCGCCGCGCCGGCTGGCTCAAGGCCAGCGACCTGGAGCTGGAACAGGGCTGGTTTGAAGGCCGCCCGGTGCTCGTCACCCGCAACGACTACGGCCTGGGGCTGATGAACGGCGATATCGGCATCACCCTCGCCGTGCCCGAGGCCCGCAGCACCACCGAACACCCAAGCCGCACCCTGCTACGCGTCGCCTTCCCGGCAAGCGACGGCAGCGGCGACATCAAGTGGGTGCTGCCCAGCCGCCTGCAGGCGGTGGAAACCGTGTTCGCCATGACGGTACACAAATCCCAGGGCTCGGAATTCACCCACACCGCCCTGCTGCTCCCCGACGCGCCCAACCCCATCCTCACCCGCGAGCTGGTCTACACCGGCATCACCCGCGCCAAGCACTGGCTGACGCTGGTGGAGACTGGACGTGGGATGTTGGATGAAGCGGTGACGAGGGAGGTCGTAAGGGTGAGTGGGTTGGGGATAACATCAGGCCAAGATTAAGCGCCATAATCGTGATTTTTGGCCTTTTGGGGACCTTCAAGGAGCGTGAATACCCTTGCCTAAGGGTCTATCCGACCTATCGGACGGCAGCTCCGGCCGCGCCTCACGGGCCATGGCTGCCGGGGTAGGGCGAGGAGGACTCCATCCCATTGCTTACGCTGCAGCAAAATCCTGGTTGTCTACCACCGATCGAGCACACCGCCCCGGCAGGCTTACGAATCCTTGGACGATACGAAAACTTCCGCAGTGAAAAGCGCTTAAATCCGCTTTTAATGTAACTGATTGTGTATTATTGTTACGGTAGGTCTGTAGACGGAGGCGCATAGTAAGAAAGGCCTGCGAATCTGTCTAAGGCACGGTGGCGCAAGTTTCATCGAAGCGGGGGAACTCATGATCACTCATCGCACAGCCAGAAAAATTACCAGGGCCTTACTGCACAGCAACAACGCCAACGCGGAAAGACCAGCGATAGCCTTAGAGCAATGCCAGGCAGACGAGGGGCCGATGAGCCTCATGCAGGCAGCTAATGCCCGGCGAGATGCCGAATACCTAGCCAGGCGCAATGGCCTCAAGGAGCCCCTGCTTCAGCTCTGGAAGTTCAACTGAAGCGACCAACCCATTACACCCGCCTCATTCATCAGGGTGCTGAATGAGAGTGTTGAACCGAGAGGTTGCCGGTACCGACCCAGACACCAACGCGTGAAATGCTCATGGGATGCTCTCCTTAGACGGTCGTTTTCTGTACGTAGAAATGTTTACGGGATTTCTTTAGGCAAAAGCACCCCTCCAGGGCCTCGTTGAGGGGTGCTCACTGCGTGTAAAGAAAACGACCACATTGCATACAGCAGCTATCGGCCAAAACCTGTCTTTTAGATAGGTCTGATACAATGTCGGGGCTCAGCCGTCGGTTTGAAGCGTCAGCGAAAAACCGGTCGGCTGTAGCCTTTGGTTAGGCATTTCCGATCCGCTGAACCACTTGATTCATTGTGTAGTGAACAAACTGCTTACCGAGCTCGGTCAATTGATATTGTTTAGTATCTTCAAACGCCGATTCCATAGTGCTTGATCCAGTGCCTTTAGTGCGCCCCTTGGACGGTGGCTTTTTCACGAAACGACCGTCATAGGTCGTTTCACGATATTGTCGAATTACTCCACCAGTGCTCAGATCTCTAATTAGAAGCCTGAAGAGATCCGCTTCTGGGCTGTCCTCTCGTGGCACTGTATCGCTGACTGAACGCCATACTTCGAGTCGAGTGACTCCAGGCTGTTGATAAATTTCACGTATTACTTTGAAGTGGATTTCGTGGTAAGTGTCTAACCAATCGTTGAATAACCGAACTTGGTCATCTGGGCAGAGATGAGAAGCTGCGGCGTTAGATATTAGGTTGACCACATACTCCCTTTTTTCCTGCGTCTCTGCGCTATCCCAAGGCCGAAATGCCCTGCGCACAAGACCAAGGTATTCCTCTGACTGAATTCGCTCTTCATAATCATCGTGAACCGACTCCAAGCGACCAGCAACATCGTCCAAGGAGACCATAAGGTTTTCAACTTTAGCTTTGTGCACTCTCAGCCATTCTTCGTATAGTTCGTTAACTTTCCCTTGTTGCTTTTCGCTGTGCGCTGAAGCTCCAGCCGTAAACATGGTACCGACCCAAGGAATGGCACTCATGGCATTCGCTACAACTCGGCAATAGCGCTTCCATTTATCTTCGTGCTTTAGAACTGTTAAATCATGAAAAATAAATTCTTCAGCTCTGCCGGTCGTCAGTTCCTTGTCATCCATGGAAACACCCCCCTCTCTTGACTTGTCTAATAGCGTGTTTAGACGGTGCGCGCTATGATTAGGTGAGCGTGTCGGCACGTGTGTCCGGCAAATGCCGCCTGCCAAAAACCCCGCAATCCTTTAATCGTTACACCTATTAATTTACATGAGGCATGTATATCCCAAATTCGCACGCCTGCTGCACTTTCCGGAACAGCCGCTTTGGGTCGAAGAGCGACTGACTACCGGCTCCAGCACACGTTGAGCATGTTCTGGACCATCCTATACATTCCACCCGAGGAGGTCCATACCATGAACACTTCAAATACTGCTACCCGCAAGGCTTGGAACAAAGGCAAGCTGGTTGGTCAGAAAACCCCGCTTCGCCTCAAAGACATTTGGGCCATACGTGTCAGGCTGCAGCTTGCTGATAAGGCTCGAGATCTGGCGCTATTTGAGCTAGCGATCGATAGCAAACTGCGCGCCTGTGACTTAGTCAAGTTACGCGTCCGAGATATATCCCATGGCAACCATGTGTCTTCAAGAGCCATCGTCACTCAGCAGAAAACGAAGAGGCCAGTACAGTTTGAGATAACCGAGCAGACTCGCACTGTCTTAGAAGAGTGGATGCAGCTCGCAGATCTCCGTAAAGATGACTACTTGTTTCCAAGTCGCCGGAGTAGATAGTGTCACATGTCTACGCGGCAGTACGCGCGCATCGTTAAAAACTGGGTAACCGCTATTGGCCTGGAGCCTTCGGCCTATGGTACTCACACGTTGCGACGCACCAAGGTATCGTTAATTTATCGCCGAACGAAAAACCTGAGAGCCGTTCAAATGCTCTTAGGCCACACGAAACTCGAAAGCACCGTCAGATACCTAGGGATTGAGGTGGATGACGCATTGATCATAGCTGAGCAGACAGAGGTCTAACAGGAGCTAACGACGGCATAGGTGCTATGCCGTCGCTATCCGGCCAGAAGCGGTCATTCAGAAATAACGCCCAGCTCAGCGAAAAAATTTAGCGCAGAGAAATTTGATCCTCTGCAGTTACTTGTTAGCTATTCTTAAGCATAGCCTCGACTTCCGAGTATAATTGATCGGTTGCATCACAAGCTTCCGATGCTTCAGCAGTCATCCCCCAGAATTCATCACTGAAGATTTCGATAGCAATCAGCAGGTGTTCCGCAGCCAGACTAAGACTTATACTCTGTGCTGGTATATGCAATCCTTTATTAGTTCGCGCAAAATACAGCGACTCTTCCCTGAGCGATGAATAGATTCCCGACTCATAACCTTCAAATATTTCCTTGGCTCTTTCATTCCCAATACTGTTGGCAATGCGATCACCAATTAAGTAAATAGGGTCTACCGAAATCTTATGTTTCTTGCCGTGATGAAAGAGAGGGTCTCTTCCTCGATTTACTTTTTCTCGTTCGCCTTTCCACGAGCGCATGTGACCAGCTTTTATTTTGGCAATCTCTTCAAATATAGTGATAGATAGGAAAAGAGAAGGAGCGAAGCTACGATTCATAAATAAAGCATATGATGCTCGTATTAAATCACAAGCGTGAGCTACAGCAGCGTTGTATTCTTCATAACCATGTAAGCCTGTATATTCATCAGAAACTACCAAAGAGGCTTCATGCGCTATGCGATATCCCTTCTTCTTCACGGTGTCTCCTTTGAAACTAACGGTATGCTAAGGGGCATCAAAAGCATAGCGATGTACGAGCGCAGATTGTTGATGGCCCTTGGGGATAATTGTTAGAGAGCAGCGGTCTTACCATATGCCTCATGCATTAACTCCTTCAGAAACGATAGCGTCGCTTCCTTAGCGTCGTCAGACTCAGCCACAATCGGAGTAACCCCTCTAGCTCTCAGCAGTTCTTCTTGAACAATGTTGGGCTTCGTAAGGAAGATGTAAGACTTTGGACGCCCTTTGCCATTTGATGATTGTGTCCACTGCTTCTGTAGCTTGTGCAGCAAATACCGGATATTAATGTCGGACAAACTATAGCCAAGAAACAAGATTGTTTTACCCAGAACATCACTACGCAGCTTGATGTCCAGAGGCGACTCAAAATCCAGTCGATCAAAGTAGCTTGACTCCGTCAAAACGATGGATTCGTCATCGTCGAAGTCCCCGTGTAGCTTGACGATTTGTGGGAGAGAATCGTGTGCCGCCGCGAGATCCGAAACGCTCGCTATTTTGCAAAAGTCCTTTCCCCACAGCTCAAAAGCCCTCTCGATCCAACGGTCGTAATTAGTTGTATAGATCGTTGGAAATTCGAGCTCGACAATAGTCTTATGAATATCGGATCTTTCTAGGTCAATGTCACCTGAATGCCAAGTTGTGTCCATCCAACTTCTCAGCGGCCCCAAACTTCCCTTCTTCTGATAATAAAATTCTGCCAGTGCGAGATAGTCGCCACAACTGTGAAAGACCTCTGGATCAAAATCCAGATCTACAGCAAGCTTGTCGATTAGCCTTCCGAAAGAAGGCAAACCCAAGTTCATTGAGAGTCCCGCTCCAGCGAACAGAACGGCCCTCTTTTCTCTAATCGCCGCCGCTAGTTCTTGCATCTATACCATCCCCCGGTTCTTCAAGAATTCTGAGAACTGGTCTAAAGCACGTCTTCGCATTGAGATCTTATGCTTGTACTCGCCCATTTCCGCGAAGGTAGAATTATGCCCTTCAGGAACGAAGACACAATCCCACTGGAATGACCTATCCCCTCGTGGCTCACTCGCCACATGGCCACGAATAGCTCCTTCAAATGAGAAAAACTTTTGACCATCAATAAATCCGATTATGGTTTTTGCCTCGAGTGAGCTCTGAGAGGCCGCGCCAAACAGCTGACAAAATTTGTCCGCTTGAAGATTATCCCAGAATATTTGAGTTAAACCACCAGGCAGGCCATTCATGTAGTCGATATACAACCCTGTGTGCTCCACAAAAAGCGGGCGACCGACTTGCTTGAATGCCTTGATAGCCTTGTCCTTGACTAAACGCTTCGAGTCCTCTGTTTGCAGTTCCTCTACCTTGCTCGGTATTGGAACCACGGACACCCCGGTGTTTTCAAGAATCGAACGGGCCTCAGTAACTTTGAATTGATTCTGAGAGAGAAAGCGAATTTCTAGCACTTTTGTCCCTTTAGCATTTGTCGAGCGCTCTAATGCCGCGCTCTGCGGCAATTTTGGAGAGCAGCGGAAAATTGTCCGACAGCAGCGCTTTGTTAGGCTCAGTGACGGAGCACAAGAAACGGTGCGACTTTTTGCTCCAGGACTCGGAGCTGATCGGCAAGCCAGTCCTTGATCTCTCGTTGCTCACGGATGATCCTCGTGCGCTCCTCTCCGACTGGAAGGTTATCGAGTTCGGATTCAAGGGTACCAAGGTCAACCACCTTATGCCAGATATCCTCTTCAAGATACTTGACGATCTCTTCGTTATAAAGCCACCGAGCACCTCGGATACCTGACTGGTACTTGAACTCTGCCACTTGAGATACACGCCCCGACCCTCTGGCTGAAACGATTAGGTGGCGTGCAGCCTCGTAGATGGCAACGCGCCTATCAAAGAGGTCAAGCTTCAATTTATTCTGCGCTGTTCTCCACTGTCTGTAGGCTATGTACGAGCCAAAAATCGCTACCAGAGGGACAAGGAGGGCGCTCAGTACTGTTTTCCA from the Halomonas sp. 1513 genome contains:
- a CDS encoding non-canonical purine NTP pyrophosphatase, producing MLEIRFLSQNQFKVTEARSILENTGVSVVPIPSKVEELQTEDSKRLVKDKAIKAFKQVGRPLFVEHTGLYIDYMNGLPGGLTQIFWDNLQADKFCQLFGAASQSSLEAKTIIGFIDGQKFFSFEGAIRGHVASEPRGDRSFQWDCVFVPEGHNSTFAEMGEYKHKISMRRRALDQFSEFLKNRGMV
- a CDS encoding exodeoxyribonuclease V subunit alpha, with protein sequence MFALLDRWVERGWLRALDRALASFFQREISDASPLLLLAAALASHQLGRGHVCLDLAQTLAAPDLALSLPPEGDDLSDPPPLPSDLLAGLELATWRDALHHPALVADGSGPGNTPLVRSTRDGNVRLYLRRYWQYEQDIRGLIGARLPSVSTNQCRSGFSRDDAPTNQRGSDFSRDDDATNQCGSDFSRDGADRRPDNATDTNRFATALDSLFPSSADIDWQKTACALAAQAHFAVITGGPGTGKTTTVVKLLALLQALALGEPATNKVPRPLRIRLAAPTGKAAARLNESIAKQVQGLSLVELAAAMGQQGVDISTLRDSIPTEVTTLHRLLGSRPDTRHFRHHAGNPLALDALVIDEASMVDIEMMAAVLTALPPSARLILLGDKDQLASVEAGAVLGDLCQRAEGGHYTPATCDWLERVSGTPIPEQYKDEAGQPLDQAIAMLRVSHRFDAKSGIGQLAEAVNRPLGPDHGQKEKKRAVREIFGTDGKSRYADIARLALADADDPALDRLVVNGNPAGFANSGEGRHDRRGEHISPPVGYGHYLEVMKSARPAQPYFGDGEARQPYDDWARQVLAAHGHFQLLCALRKDTWGIEGLNPRIGRSLRRAGWLKASDLELEQGWFEGRPVLVTRNDYGLGLMNGDIGITLAVPEARSTTEHPSRTLLRVAFPASDGSGDIKWVLPSRLQAVETVFAMTVHKSQGSEFTHTALLLPDAPNPILTRELVYTGITRAKHWLTLVETGRGMLDEAVTREVVRVSGLGITSGQD
- a CDS encoding Sir2 family NAD-dependent protein deacetylase is translated as MQELAAAIREKRAVLFAGAGLSMNLGLPSFGRLIDKLAVDLDFDPEVFHSCGDYLALAEFYYQKKGSLGPLRSWMDTTWHSGDIDLERSDIHKTIVELEFPTIYTTNYDRWIERAFELWGKDFCKIASVSDLAAAHDSLPQIVKLHGDFDDDESIVLTESSYFDRLDFESPLDIKLRSDVLGKTILFLGYSLSDINIRYLLHKLQKQWTQSSNGKGRPKSYIFLTKPNIVQEELLRARGVTPIVAESDDAKEATLSFLKELMHEAYGKTAAL